ataagtaGCAAAActcatatataaatgtatatacctTATAGATTTATGGATATGcgaaattataatttaagctgagaaaaaaaaaaaaaaaaaaaacaaacacttaaaaaatcaatgaatataaaaccaagaaatgtaaatataatgCAAATTTTGTACAAATGATAATGTTAGAAAAGGATAAAATCAAGCTGAAGAACAACTAAGATAACCATAATAAATTGCTCActattttttcatcattttcttgGCATATTTTAGATTTgttcaattatttttacttaATCTATGAAATAGTATACACAATGTAAACAATGGAAATTCACCACCCCGTTTTAAATATCCTTATCAATAAATACAAAAGCTTGTATGACATGCTATCCTGTAAAACTCATATAATTTTACTGCCTGAATCGAAAACACTTTTAAACacagatataaatatagagtttattaaaaaatctatatttttaaaaagtcatttaaaaaatatatatgtaaactTATGCGATCAATGTATAGAAATTGATACAAAATGTGTTTACACAAATTATGGTTATGAAGAAAATAGAATATgcgatataataaaaatcgaaacaaatcctaattataatttttttaaaataatttttattaatataccaTTAGAAGGTGATaaatatgaagaaaatatttcCACAAATagtataagttataataataattcctcaaaatataaaaatgaaataaatctATTTTTTAGTAAAAATCAAACTTCtaaagaatatttatatgcacaACTGTCTCAGTTTGTTTCttcatatattattgttaaaggttatgaaaattatataggtaaaaaaattgtaaatataGTAGACCAAACAATAAAATTACAGACAAATTCAAATGATAGAATTTctggaaaaaatattaaaaatatattaattaaatatacttATTCACATTTATATGATTTTATATGGAAACagttaattaaaaattatcaaaatatagaacttaaaattcaaaaaaaaattgaatatcTAAGAAAAGATATAAATGGCTTTTTGGCGGATGTCAATCTAAAGCACATAAATATGTTTCATATTGAAGCGCTTTCTTTTCATGTTAAACAggtttaaaaatataataattgcctatgaattattatatatcatatgATATGCTGATATATGTAATATCGTGCACTaaccatttttaatatatatatattctccTAATCGTGTTATGATACCAATTTAGCATAACTCacatacatatttatgttctttttttttgtagatCGAAAAATGCGTGGATCCATTTGATAAAATT
Above is a window of Plasmodium yoelii strain 17X genome assembly, chromosome: 9 DNA encoding:
- a CDS encoding VPS9 domain-containing protein, putative, which produces MEIHHPVLNILINKYKSLYDMLSCKTHIILLPESKTLLNTDINIEFIKKSIFLKSHLKNIYVNLCDQCIEIDTKCVYTNYGYEENRICDIIKIETNPNYNFFKIIFINIPLEGDKYEENISTNSISYNNNSSKYKNEINLFFSKNQTSKEYLYAQLSQFVSSYIIVKGYENYIGKKIVNIVDQTIKLQTNSNDRISGKNIKNILIKYTYSHLYDFIWKQLIKNYQNIELKIQKKIEYLRKDINGFLADVNLKHINMFHIEALSFHVKQIEKCVDPFDKITILDNISQLICEIISSTNQDLKKQKIAIYDINSDSLISIIVAAISYGQIKNIISHSIHLHMYIENLNDSEKIDKLSFIFTIFHSSIMYLCDMKIS